GGCATATTTCACCTGCGCACCCAAGCGGCGCTGATCACCGCCCGCGTCTAGCTCAGTGGGGCGCATTTTGCCGCCGCCGCGTTACAGCCGCCATACCGACGCGATACCGACATCGTTTTTTGGCCGCTTTTAGGTGGCCAACGACATGGCAAAGCGGCCTCTGCTGCAGCCGCAAGGCTGTAGTGTTAGGCAAATTTCACATGGTAGAATCGGAAAAGATTATGCTAGGTTTTGTGGTATGGTCACACTCAGCCCCAATATGGCGGAAAGTCCGGGCAAAATCCGCCAGCTCGATGACGCCGCAATAAACCGCATCGCCGCCGGCGAAGTGGTCGAAAGGCCGGCCTCTGCGATCAAAGAATTGGTGGAAAATGCCCTAGACGCCGGCGCCACAGACATCACCATAGACACCGCCGCCGCCGGCAAAACCCTGATCCGCGTGACCGACAATGGATGGGGCATTTCACCCGCTGACCTACCGCTTTCCTTGGCGCGTCATGCCACGTCCAAAATTGACGGATCAGACCTGTTGAATATCCACAGCTTTGGCTTTCGCGGCGAGGCACTTCCTTCACTGGGCGCTGTTGGCCGGTTGACTTTAACCAGCAAAACCAAAGGACAAGACGCGGCTCAGATCACCTGTGCTGGCAGTGTTATCTCAGACGTCAAACCTGCGGCTTTGAACCAAGGCACTGTGGTTGAGCTGCGCGATTTGTTTTATGCCACTCCGGCGCGATTAAAATTTCTACGCAGCGACCGCGCCGAAGCCCAAGCCATTAATGACATCATTAAACGCCTTGCGATGGCGCAGCCAACGATTGGATTTTGGCTACGTGATGTCGGCGGCGACACACCGAGAACCATATTTCGGGTCGCCCGCCAAAGTGGCGATATGTTTGACGCCTTACAAGGCCGCCTATCTCAGGTTTTAGGGCGTGATTTTGTGGCCAATGCCCTGACCATAGATGCAGAGCGGGATCAGCTAAAGCTGTCCGGCTTTGCAGCTCTGCCAACCTTTTCGCGCGGCGCGGCAGTGATGCAGCATCTTTTTGTCAACGGCCGGCCAGTTCGTGACAAACTGCTATACGGGGCTCTGCGCGGTGCATACTCAGATTTTCTATCACGCGATCGCCATCCGGCTGCTGTACTTTTCATCAATTGCGATCCGCATTTGGTGGATGTTAACGTACATCCCGCCAAGACCGAGGTTCGCTTTCGCGACCCTGGAACGGCGCGTGGATTAATCGTCTCAGCCCTGCGTCACGCTTTGGCCGAAGCTGGGCACCGCGCGTCGAGCACGGTCGCCGGGGCCGCTTTGGGGGCAATGCGGCCCGAAACAGATAAAAGGCCAATATATCAAATGGACCGGCCCAGCGCCCGATCCCTCTCCAATAGCTATCAAGCCCAAGCGCCACAATTTGCCGAAACGGCCGCAGTCTTTGCACGCATTTATGAGGATAAAACGCCGGCCCCTGAGGCAAACGGCCCCTCCCAGTCCCAAACCCAAACGGACCCAGCAGAAAATGACTTTCCCTTAGGGGCTGCACGGGGTCAGGTGCATGAAAATTATATCCTTTCCCAAACCACAGACGGTCTCGTGATTGTCGATCAACATGCAGCGCACGAGCGGCTGGTTTACGAAAAACTCAAAAAGCAAATGGCCGAAAACGGTGTGGCCGCGCAAGCACTCTTAATTCCAGAAATTATTGAACTTTCTGACACAGACTGCCAAAGGCTAATTGATTTTGCAGAGGCCTTGAAGCCATTGGGATTGGTTCTTGAGGCTTTTGGCCCCGGTGCTGTGGCCGTTCGAGAAACTCCTGCGATTTTGGGCAATGTGGATGTAAAAAGCTTGATTTTAGATATTCTTGATGAACTGACGGACAGCGGCACATCACAAGTCCTTAGTGATAAAGTAGAAGCGGTGCTCAGCCGCGTCGCCTGTCACGGATCAGTGCGCTCGGGCCGCCGAATGCGCGCCGAGGAAATGAATGCGCTGCTCCGCGAGATGGAGGCAACCCCGCATTCCGGTCAATGCAATCATGGTCGGCCAACGTATATTGAACTGAAACTGGCTGATATCGAACGGCTTTTCGGGCGTACATGACCATGGACATCGACTTTAGCAATCCTGTAATACAGTTGGCCTTTCTGGGCGCTGGCATTTTTATCATCCTGCTGCTTCTAATGGTGCGCGCCGCCACTAAGTCAGCTAAAGTTATCGCGCCTCTGGCGCGTCATATGTCGGACCTTGGCCAACGTGTGCAAGCCCTTGGAGATGGGCAGGAACGTTTGGCTGGCGGGCTTCATCATGTCTCAGAAGCTCAAGCCCAAGCGCAGGCTAATATGCTAAAGCTGATGGAACAAAGATTAGCGATGGTCCAACAGCAGATGAACGAAAACCTTCACGGAACAGCGCGGCGCACAGCACAGTCTTTAGGCGATCTTCAACAACGCTTGGCAACCATTGATAAAGCACAGGAAAACATCACGAAACTATCCGGTGATGTGCTTAGCCTGCAAGATATCCTGTCGAACAAACAAACCCGTGGTGCTTTTGGGGAAATTCAGCTGAATGATATCGTCTTAAATGCGCTGCCCAGCGACAGCTACACTTTACAAGCCACACTTTCTAATGGCCGCCGTGCGGACTGCCTAATCCATCTGCCCAATCCCCCGGGGCCAATTGTGATTGATAGCAAATTTCCCCTTGAAGGCTATGAAGCGCTGCGCAATGCATCCACGGACTGGGAGGTAAGCGAAGCAAGAAAAGCCCTGCGCACAGCAGTCAGAAAACACATTAGGGATATTTCTGAAAAATATATCCTAGAAGGCGAAACTGCCGATGGGGCGTTGATGTTTCTGCCTTCAGAAGCGGTCTATGCCGAATTGCACGCGAATTTTTCTGATGTGGTGCAAGAAGGTTTTGCTGCGCGGGTGTGGATTGTATCACCAACCACCTGCATGGCCACCTTAAATACAATGAGGGCCATATTAAAAGATGCCCGCATGCGTGAGCAGACCGGCGCAATTCGGCGCGAATTAGGGCTTCTATTTCAGGATGTTGAGCGCCTTGGAACCAGAGTTGAAAACCTTGATCGGCATTTTGGGCAAGCAGCAAAAGACCTGTCTGAGATAAAAATCAGTGCTGACAAAGCAGGACGACGGGCGCGGCGGCTGGACAATTTTGATTTTGAAGAACTGGCCAATACCAGTGATCCCTCGCCGATCCCCCTTGAAAAACCATAAGCCCAATTCGTGATACGCGTTGCTAAAAAGATGGCCAAGACCATTGCGGTTTAACCAGCCAACACCTGCAATAGTTCTTTTCAATGGAAAAAATTTCCTATCTGCACCCTGAAATATGGAATTTTCGTCCTCATGGGGTTTTGCGTAAAATTTTCACCTTGTATCAACTGGTCTCAAGGTTTAGGCCAACCCATTATCTTGCTCGACATATCAGGCATTGTCAGGAGACCAAAAATGTCATTTCTGAAAACCATTGTTGCCAGTACTCTTGCCTTCACAGCTTCACTCGCAACATTTTCTGTAACAGCTCAAGCACAAGAAGTGACACTGAGGTTTCAACATTTCGTTTCTCCACAATCGGCAAACCCTAAATACTTCATCGAACCGTGGGCGCGTAAAGTTGAAAAAGATAGCAAGGGACGGATTAAAGTTGAAATCTATCCGTTCATGCAGTTGGGCGGCGCCGCCAAGAACCAATATGATTTGGTACGCGATGGGGTACTAGATGGCGGATGGGTCATCCCCGGCTATCAACCCGGCCGCTTTCCCGAAGCCGAAGCCATGGAACTGCCCTTTATGGTCACAAAATCGGCAGAGGCTGCCAGCCGCGCAGCTTGGATATTCACCCAAAAACACCTTGCTGATGATTTTGCCGACGTCCACCTGATTGCGGCCCATATGCACGGACCCGGGATTGTACATAAAAAGGGCCCTTCGATTTCATCTGTCGCTGATTTCACCGGGCTTAAGTTGCGCGGGCCGTCCCGCCCTGCAACATTGCTGCTGGAAAAGCTTGGCGCGTATCCGCTTGGGATGCCTGTCCCTGCCTTCCCTGAAGCTCTGTCAAAGGGTGTTGTTGACGGCGGTGTTATCACTTGGGAAATGGCTCCATCGCTCAAATTGAACGACCTGACCGATAGCCATACTGATGTTGCTGGTAACAAATCGCTTTATAACCTTTATTTTATCTGGGCTATGAACCGCGATAGCTATGCCGCGCTGCCGGATGATCTGCGCGCTGTTATTGATGCCAACTCGGGGGCAGAAACATCGGCCTGGGCCGGCCGGGCACATGATATAGGCGACACCGAAGGCCGTGACTTAATGGCCGCATCCGGAAACCAGATTGCCACATTAGGTCAGGCTGAAACAGACGAGATCAAGGCCCTCGGCGACGCGGTCATTCAAGAATGGATTGCTGATGCCAATGCCAAAGGCCTGGATGGGCAGCTTTTGGTCGATGATGCCAGAAGCGCTGTGGCTGGAACCTTAAACTAACTCTGCGGCGGGTTGCTCAACAGCCACAGCGCAACTGGGCAAAACTTTTTAACTCTGTGCCACTTGTTTCAAACACCACTGTTTCATTAAAGTTGCATAATCATTTCTCTTCACCTTGACAGCACAAGGGCTTATAGGCTCTGTGAAAAGAGTTGCAGTTTGCAGGACGAAATAAATGGCCCATATAATTGTTGTAGGCAATGAAAAAGGCGGCGCTGGAAAATCTACCGTTTCCATGCATGTGGCAACCGCATTGGCCCGCATGGGCTTTCGGGTCGGCGCATTAGATCTGGACCTTAGACAACGTTCATTGGCCCGCTATTGCCTCAATCGTAGCACTCATATTTCTCAAGATGGGCTCGAATTGCCCGGTCCAACAAGCTATGAATTACCAGAAATTGACAAAGCCAGCGTGCCTGAAGACGAAAACATATTTGACCATAGGCTTTCCGCCGCAATTGCCCGGATGGAGCCACAAAGCGACTTTATTCTTATCGACTGTCCGGGCTCACACACGCGCTTAAGTCAGGTTGCGCATTCACTTGCTGATAGTCTGGTGACACCACTGAATGACAGTTTTGTTGATTTTGACCTGCTGGCACATATTAGCAGTGATGGTGAAACCATTGAGGGGCCTTCTGTATATTCCGAAATGGTTTGGAACGCGCGTCAGCTGCGCGCTCAGGCCGATCTGTCCCCAATTGATTGGGTTGTTTTACGCAACCGTGTTGGCGCACAGCAGATGGTCAATAAACAAAAAATGGAGCGCGCTTTGGAAAAGCTGTCCAATCGCATCGGGTTTCGAATTGCCCCGGGCTTCAATGAACGTGTCGTGTTTCGCGAACTGTTTCCCCGCGGCCTTACTTTGCTTGATCTCAAAGATGTAGGCGTCAAGCAACTCAATATCTCAAATATTGCCGCGCGGCAGGAATTGCGCGATCTGATCAAGGCCTTGAACCTGCCAGATGTAACGCTCAATTTTTAACTCTAGCGGATTGAAGCAGATCTACTGCTTAGCCCAAACCATCAGGCTTTTTCTTTGCAAAAATACTCCCGCCGGAGGCAGTCTAGGAATCCACTACTGACAGATTTTAAATGAAAATTGATCATATCCAATTGGCAATACCAGAAAATTCCGAACAACTTTGTCGTAGATTTTGGGCTACGATATTAGGCTTTGAAGAACTGGAAAAACCGGAAAACCTGCGTGCCCAAGGCGGTGCTTGGTTCCGGCATGGAAGTGTTGAAGTTCATCTTGGCGTCGAAAAAAAATTTCGCCCCGCAGAAAAAGCCCACCCTGCTTTTGCCGTGGCAGAGATCACCCTTTTGGCAAATACCCTAACGACCAATGATTACGATGTTTTTTGGGATACCTCAATTCCCACTAGACGCCGGTTTTTCACCAATGATCCGGCCGGCAATCGTATTGAATTTGTGGAAATTTTTCGCACTACGTGAATTTTAGTGTTCTTAGCGCCAAGTCTTAAATCCGAACATTGAATAATCCCGATGGTATATTTCTTTAACTGAGCCTTCGATATCGCTGTCATAGATTTCATCAAGCCAATTTAACTTCGGGTCATGCTCGGGCTCAAACCGGGGCGCTGTTTTGAGGGCGATCTGGTCGCACAAGCTTACAAGGCCTTGGGTTACCTGATCTTCTCTGATCACTTGATCGGGCAAACAAAACCCTGCAAAACCTGTTACAATGGCGCTTTGACTTGCCCAGTGGCTATCAATTCGGATGTTGGTTTGCAAATTTAGATTTGGCTTCAAGAACTGAAGAAATGTTTTGAATGCTGATTTGTGCATTTCGACTTTAAATTCTTCGTCCGGCGGCGGTAGAGTGAGTCCATAGTTTTTTTCCAGATGATGCTTGATGCCTGGATAACTGTGCTCGCTATCAGTAAGGATTTTATCACAAAACGCTTGATACGCCCGGGCAACCGGATGTCGCAGAACTGTAAAAGACCGATGGATCGAATGTTGATTTTTCCATTTTCGGAGAGTGTTTTGTGAAAAATTCTGCTGTAATTCATTTTGCTGCACGCTGTCCAGTTTTGCCATCCATTTCAGGATTGATGGCGTCGGCCCTGAGGGGATCGGCATGAACAATAAAGGCGCTTTTTTTGCAGCTATAAAATGGGGTACCGAGGGCCCTCGCTGCGGTTCGAAGTTTGGAGTATGCGTTAAGATAAACGGATCAAGTGTTGCCAATTCCGCGCGCATTTTTGGATAATTTTTAACTTTGGCCTTTAGAGGCTGAGGGTTTTGCGGTTTGAGTTTTCGACCTAGCCGATCAAGAGGCTTTTGTGACCCAATGTAACGGGCTAATCCATTGACAATATCCAACTCTGTCAAATCATCATAGGTGATGTAAAAACATGTCTGCCCAGATTTTTGTAGCTCTTGAAGAAGTAACTTTTGGAAGAGTTGCAAATTTTGCAACCGACCGGTGAATTCCTGTAGATTAAATTCAATACTTTGCTCTTTCCTTTTTGCCACGTTGGTCAATTTCCATTGATCTGTAGCCTGCGCTATTTTCCAGGACACATAGCTATCTAAGGGATTGCGGGTTAGAACAATTTTGGCACAATCCGGGTCTGGTAAAATAACCTTCAAAACTCTGGGGTCGTGGTCATGGAAAAAACGAAAGCCAACGGTTTCAGAGCTTTGATCACGGATCGCATAAAGCAACTGCATTGGATCACCGTCGCGCTCTTTTTGACTGATCCCCAAAAGATCAGTCCTGTTTGGATACCCAATAAAGCTTGGATTAAACGCCTCTCCAACGCATGAAATATCATCATAGGCGTTAAGATGGGTTTCAAGCAGATTAGATCCCGTTCGCATTTCAGCAAACACAACAAAATATTTGAATTTTTGTGCCATAATATATTACTTTTTTAAATACGGCTTAATTGCCGGCTTTTTTCTAGGTTCGGTATTCAAAGCGGAAATATTTCCAATCGCATAGGGGTGCATACCTTGATTTTGAAGCTCTCGCAGGAACGCATTGAAGCCTGTTAGGTCATGCATTTTGGGAAGGTTTATCAAAGGATCCTGTGCTGGCATACCAGTGGTTGATAAAGCCATCTGCAACGCCTCAGCGGGTGATGAAAGCAAATCCTCAAAAGTCCACAAATGGACCTGTGCTCTGGTCCATTTGTTTTTCAATTGCTCAATATACTTCATTTCGCGCTGTTGCAGCAGCGCTGCTTCTTGGCGTAATTGTGAAAATGGCTTTTCCGATCTGAACAGGGAAATAGCCCAAGCCCCACTGACCACCATAATCCGCGCATTGCTATCCAATGCGATAATATCGCCTAATTCTGGGGTATCTGCCGGGCCATATTGAAAACATTGATGTTCTCCTTGGGTGTTCCAGATTAAATTGGTCAAAAACGCTTTGACATTACGATCACGCAGCTTGGCGCTCGAACTTAACCCACCTTTGAAAACATCGCTTTGATTAGAAAAATAGGCACATTCAGGATCGAATAAATGCCCGTGAACGCGGGCTTTTGAATGCTCTTCAAACCAGCTTTCAAAATCAATGAATATCTCAGAAAACCCTTGAAAGACCGAATATTCGCTTGCAGTAACCTCTTGGACATAATCCGCATTTGGAAACCTGCTTTGCATATAAAGACCCGGGCGGCCTTTTGTGCTGCGTTCACGCGCGCGCACAAAATATCGCTTTACTTGCTCAGCATTTGGTAGCGAGTCTGAGGTTTTCTGGTCATTTTCGCTTAGAAAATGACTATACAGTCGATCAGCACTCGGCCAAATTTTGCGCGCAACAAAGCAATTTGAACGCCGCAGTAGCTGTAAATGATCATCGTAAAAGATGTGCGGTTTTCCCTGATGATCAAAGACTGATAAAGTCAAAGATTGACTTTGAATATTCTTGCTGTGGCGGCGAACCAGCGTTTGGAAATAGCTTTCATCAGGAATCCACACCCGTTTGAAATAGTAATCAAGATCAGATCTCTGGGGATCAGCCATGATAGCTTTCAAGGTCACAGATGAAAGACACCACCACTGCGAACCCATATGGGGCACAATTGAGTTTGGAATCTTTCGCTTGACGCCCAGAGCACGTTGAATTTTTACCGATAAATCAAACAATCGCCTTTGTTTTTTCCAGGAAAATGGAAATCTTAAAGTAAAACGCTCGGCATCAAGGCCCCCTTCCGTCCAAGAGACATCCGCCGTGGTTGCCGACTCAATGAAATCTACATCCGGTTGCCCAGCTAGGTAACTTTTTAAGTCTTGAACTGGCCGCAATGGAAGGCAAGAGCCCGAACATAAAAAAACATGATCTGTTTGGGGAAAGTCCTGAAACATAAGCTTGACCGAAGCGAGTGTGGCTGCAACCAAACCCCAGGTTCCCCATTCGCACTTGTGCCGTTTGGAAAACCGTATGAAAGAGTTTCCCGATAATCTGTCCTTTAGGGCCAAGATATCTTCATGTGCAATTCTTTGGTCAAGGTGCAAAACAACTGGGCAATTTGCTTTGGTCCAGAACTCGGAAACCTCAACCACCCTATCAAGCGATTGGTGAACCAAAATTATGATACCTAACGAGTGCATTGATATGCTATGCCCAATTCCCTTTGGAGATCAGCCCAAGTATTTCAAGCTGCCGCCAATTTGAATATTTTTCAGACCAGTTGGTCCACATCTCTTTATTGTCCTGCAAGGCATCATGGTATTTTTTATATTCATAACTCTGAGCATAGTGTTCATTGCGCTGAATTTCCAACTTTGCCTTTTCGGATAATTCTTCTAAGTCCACAAATTTTGTATGCAGCAAGACCCCGCACGCCTTTTCACCGCCATCCCGGTCATAGATGAGATTTAGACCACGCGGCAAAAGCATATGCGTCGACAAATCATAAGCATATCCTGTTTGCCATTTAATAAGGGGAATTTTATTTAACGCTGGTGCTTTCAAAGGGTCATTTTGAAAAAACTGACGGGCGCGGGGTCCACCCTGAATCCATAAGTTTTGCATCAACGGGTTATGCTCAAAAGTGTAATTTCCGGTGTCAAACCAACCCGACATATCCAGCGGGTTTTGCCCAGCACGATACGGTGTTTTTTCTAATTCGGCCTTTGGATACATATCTAAAAGCATCGCACCAAAAGCACGGGTACAAGATGTATCTAGCCAATCGGTCAAAGCACTGAGCGGTCGAGTATCACAGTATGGATAGACAAAAAGCTCGTCCGCATCCACTATTAAACACCAATGATTGTGCCCATATGATCTTAATAGCCATGTAATCCAATCCATTCCAAAACGGGATTTTCGGTAACTACCTTTGGTACTCCAAACGGAAACATCAGTTTGTTTTTTTAAATAGTCCGGTCCTTCATCACTGCTTCCATTGTCTACAATTAGAAAATGACCAACACCCAGATTACGATAATATTCAAGAAAATAAGGCAGCCGGATATATTCATCTTTTATCGTTGTGAAAAGTAATACATCTGATTTTTTGATAGCAGTTGTATGATCCAGTGAAAGCGCTAGCTCGCGCCGTTTCCGCAGCGCTCGAAGGTTTAAGCGCCTACGGCGCAAACGTAGCCGATAAGACTGTCCAAACTTCATAGCACGCACCAATTTGTAAATCTTATAACACAGCAAGGCTGTTCAATACATGAATTAACAAGTGCAAAAATACCAGCCTCTTCAAACGAAGAACTTTTATGCATCATACCCACCCTCCTTTGGACATCAGTCCCAAAGCTTCGAGTTGCCGCCAGCCTAAAAATCGTGTCGATGCTGTGCACCAAAGTTCTGGTTTGGAAATCACACGATTATAATAATCTTCATAAAGCGCGCTATTTTCAAAGTGCTCTTTTCGATGTCTCTCTTCTTCTGATTTTGTGACAATTTGAGGTAAGAATTTACTATGGAGCAAAATACCGCTGGGCGCTATACTGCCATCCTCTTGGTAGGTTTTATTGAGCTGTCTTGGTAAAGCTGAATGTGTAGAGCTCACATAGGTAAAGCGCCTGTTCCATTTGATCAAAGGCACTTTATTGAGCGTTGGCGATTTCTTCGGGTCTTTGGCAAAAAAACATCTTGCGCGCGCGCCGCCTTGAATCCAAAGGTTTTCCAAAATCGGCTTTTTTTGAATGGTATAATTACCGTGATCAAACCACTTTAGAATCTCAAAAGGGGACCTGACCTCGGGACTATTACCCTGCCCAATCCGGCCTTTGGGATACATATCAAGCATCATTGCGCCAAATGAACGGCGGCCGTTTTGCTCTAACCATTTTGTTAATGCTGGCAACGGACGAGTGGTCCAATTTGGATAGATTAGGATTTCATCTGCGTCGAGCGTCAGGCACCAATGGCCATGGCCGTATTTAATCATCAACCAAGTGAGCCAATCGATACCAAAGCGTGATAATTTATAACTATGCTCAGTACGCCAGATAGAAATATCTGGCTGTGCTTTGAGATACTCAAGTGTTCCATCAGAGCTGGCATTATCTACGACTATAAAATGACAAATACCCAACGCCCTATGATGGTTTAAAAAAAAGGGCAATCTTTGTAATTCATTTCTGACGGTAACGAATAACAAAATATCATTATCTTTTATAGAACCCGTCTGGTTGAGAATAGGGTTCAATTGATAGCTTTTTCGCCAAGCTCGAAACAGAAAACGTCGTCTTTTGATGCGTAATTTATATGCGGTCCAACCATCAAGACCAGATTGCAATAAACGTTTAATCATATGGGTAAGAGGTGGAAACGTGAACCGCGCCAAATGCGTTTTACTTGACATAATCAACCTTTTGATCCCAGCGCCAAGCATCGGTAATCATTTGTTTTAGATTTGACCGATGCGGCGTCCACCCTAATTCCTGTGCAGCGCGCTTTGATCCAGAAACGAGTTTTTGACAATCTCCGGGGCGCCTGTCACCGTTTTTTATCGGAATGTTGTGATTGGTAATACGCGAGGCCTGATCAATAACTTCACGTACGGAATATCCCTGACCAGTTCCAAGGTTAAAAATTTGATTACTTTTGCCTTGATTTAACCACTCAAGTCCAAGGATATGAGCGTCAACGAGATCACTTACATGAACATAATCACGAATGCATGTGCCATCTTTTGTATCATAATCCGTTCCATATACAGTCAACATATCACGCTTGCCCGAGAGCGTTTCCAAAATCAAAGGTATCAAATGTGTTTCCGGATGGTGACATTCGCCAATATCGGCATCCAGATCCGCGCCAGCAACATTGAAGTAGCGAAAAATCACGTATCGCAAATCACTTGAAGACGAAAAGTTTTTGAGCATTTCTTCGATTGTGCGTTTCGAAGCCCCATATGCATTAATCGGATGCTGAGCGCAGGTCTCGTCAAGGACCACATTGTCTTGTTCGCCGTATGTTGCGCATGTGGATGAAAATACAAACTTGTCACATTTATGGGCGACGGCAGCTTCGATCAAATTAAGCGACCCCTGCACATTATTGCGCCAATACATGCCTGGCTCTTTCATACTTTGCCCGACCTGACTAAGGGCTGCAAAGTGCATCACGGCCTTTGGATTGAATTTCGTGAAAACTGCATCTAATGCAGTTGGGTCCAATAAATCCCCTTGAAAGAACGGACCAAACTTTACTGCATCTTTCCAGCCTGTAGAAAGATTATCAAAGGTGACCGGTACATATCCTAGGCGCTTTAGTGCTTTACAGGCATGCGAGCCAATATAACCGGCGCCTCCCGTGACCAAAATATGTGTCAATTTTTGCCCCCAGCGCGTTATTGAGCAGCCTTGTTTGTAACAAGTGTCTCATGCAAATAATCAGTGAGTTCGGCATTTAAATCGCTGCGCGCAAGTGCAAAAGATATTGTTGCTTGGAGAAAACCAGCTTTCGAACCACAATCAAAACGGCGGCCATCAAAGCGAAATCCGTTTACAGGGCGCCCCTCTTTGATCTCTTGGGCAATCGCATCTGTAAGCTGTATTTCTCCGCCAGAGCCTACTTTAAGATTACCAATATTTTCCATAACAGATGGCGTCAAAAGATACCGCCCAATGACTGCTAAATTAGAAGGCTCAGTTCCAGCTAATGGCTTTTCCACCATTTTCTTGACCGGCAATAAGTGACCAAACTGCTTTTCCACATCCAAAATACCAAAGGATGATGTTTGATGACTTGGTACTTCCATCGCAGCAACCATGCTGCCACCGGTTTCCTGATACGCTTCTATCATTTGCTGCAAACACGGTTTTTCCGCGGCAATGACATCATCGGGCAAAATAACTGCAAAAGGCTCATTCCCGATTAATTTGCGGGCGCACCAAACTGCATGCCCCAAACCCAACGCGCTGTGTTGACGAATATAGGCGATTGATCCGCTATCCATATTGGTGGTTTCAAGGGTTTGTAAAAGCTCATTTTTGCCCTTTTCCCTTAATATAGCTTCAAGCTGTGGAGCATGATCAAAATAATCCTCTAGGGCGCTCTTGCCCCGGGCTGTTACGAAAATAAACTCGGTAATACCGGCGGCTCTTGCTTCGTCAATTGCATATTGAATCAGGGGACGGTCAACGAGCGTTAGTATTTCTTTTGGAATTGACTTCGTGGCCGGTAAAAACCGAGTGCCAAGCCCTGCCACCGGAAATATTGCTTTTGTGATTTTTGTATGCATTTTAAAATTACCCCATAGTATATTTCTGTACCCTAGGGGATATGTGTGAATTAAAAAAGGTAGAAATGTGGCCAATTTTGGGAAACTATGCCCGTTCAGTCATCAATACAAATGGCAAAAAATGTCACTGAGCAGCCATGACGGTGACTATTTTATTTTTTTAAATTTACGCCCTTTACCAGGGCTATAAAATACGGATTCTCATACTTAGACT
The nucleotide sequence above comes from Rhodobacteraceae bacterium Araon29. Encoded proteins:
- a CDS encoding nodulation protein NodH; protein product: MAQKFKYFVVFAEMRTGSNLLETHLNAYDDISCVGEAFNPSFIGYPNRTDLLGISQKERDGDPMQLLYAIRDQSSETVGFRFFHDHDPRVLKVILPDPDCAKIVLTRNPLDSYVSWKIAQATDQWKLTNVAKRKEQSIEFNLQEFTGRLQNLQLFQKLLLQELQKSGQTCFYITYDDLTELDIVNGLARYIGSQKPLDRLGRKLKPQNPQPLKAKVKNYPKMRAELATLDPFILTHTPNFEPQRGPSVPHFIAAKKAPLLFMPIPSGPTPSILKWMAKLDSVQQNELQQNFSQNTLRKWKNQHSIHRSFTVLRHPVARAYQAFCDKILTDSEHSYPGIKHHLEKNYGLTLPPPDEEFKVEMHKSAFKTFLQFLKPNLNLQTNIRIDSHWASQSAIVTGFAGFCLPDQVIREDQVTQGLVSLCDQIALKTAPRFEPEHDPKLNWLDEIYDSDIEGSVKEIYHRDYSMFGFKTWR
- a CDS encoding AAA family ATPase; amino-acid sequence: MAHIIVVGNEKGGAGKSTVSMHVATALARMGFRVGALDLDLRQRSLARYCLNRSTHISQDGLELPGPTSYELPEIDKASVPEDENIFDHRLSAAIARMEPQSDFILIDCPGSHTRLSQVAHSLADSLVTPLNDSFVDFDLLAHISSDGETIEGPSVYSEMVWNARQLRAQADLSPIDWVVLRNRVGAQQMVNKQKMERALEKLSNRIGFRIAPGFNERVVFRELFPRGLTLLDLKDVGVKQLNISNIAARQELRDLIKALNLPDVTLNF
- the rmuC gene encoding DNA recombination protein RmuC is translated as MDIDFSNPVIQLAFLGAGIFIILLLLMVRAATKSAKVIAPLARHMSDLGQRVQALGDGQERLAGGLHHVSEAQAQAQANMLKLMEQRLAMVQQQMNENLHGTARRTAQSLGDLQQRLATIDKAQENITKLSGDVLSLQDILSNKQTRGAFGEIQLNDIVLNALPSDSYTLQATLSNGRRADCLIHLPNPPGPIVIDSKFPLEGYEALRNASTDWEVSEARKALRTAVRKHIRDISEKYILEGETADGALMFLPSEAVYAELHANFSDVVQEGFAARVWIVSPTTCMATLNTMRAILKDARMREQTGAIRRELGLLFQDVERLGTRVENLDRHFGQAAKDLSEIKISADKAGRRARRLDNFDFEELANTSDPSPIPLEKP
- a CDS encoding C4-dicarboxylate ABC transporter; translation: MSFLKTIVASTLAFTASLATFSVTAQAQEVTLRFQHFVSPQSANPKYFIEPWARKVEKDSKGRIKVEIYPFMQLGGAAKNQYDLVRDGVLDGGWVIPGYQPGRFPEAEAMELPFMVTKSAEAASRAAWIFTQKHLADDFADVHLIAAHMHGPGIVHKKGPSISSVADFTGLKLRGPSRPATLLLEKLGAYPLGMPVPAFPEALSKGVVDGGVITWEMAPSLKLNDLTDSHTDVAGNKSLYNLYFIWAMNRDSYAALPDDLRAVIDANSGAETSAWAGRAHDIGDTEGRDLMAASGNQIATLGQAETDEIKALGDAVIQEWIADANAKGLDGQLLVDDARSAVAGTLN
- a CDS encoding glyoxalase, translated to MKIDHIQLAIPENSEQLCRRFWATILGFEELEKPENLRAQGGAWFRHGSVEVHLGVEKKFRPAEKAHPAFAVAEITLLANTLTTNDYDVFWDTSIPTRRRFFTNDPAGNRIEFVEIFRTT
- the mutL gene encoding DNA mismatch repair endonuclease MutL yields the protein MVTLSPNMAESPGKIRQLDDAAINRIAAGEVVERPASAIKELVENALDAGATDITIDTAAAGKTLIRVTDNGWGISPADLPLSLARHATSKIDGSDLLNIHSFGFRGEALPSLGAVGRLTLTSKTKGQDAAQITCAGSVISDVKPAALNQGTVVELRDLFYATPARLKFLRSDRAEAQAINDIIKRLAMAQPTIGFWLRDVGGDTPRTIFRVARQSGDMFDALQGRLSQVLGRDFVANALTIDAERDQLKLSGFAALPTFSRGAAVMQHLFVNGRPVRDKLLYGALRGAYSDFLSRDRHPAAVLFINCDPHLVDVNVHPAKTEVRFRDPGTARGLIVSALRHALAEAGHRASSTVAGAALGAMRPETDKRPIYQMDRPSARSLSNSYQAQAPQFAETAAVFARIYEDKTPAPEANGPSQSQTQTDPAENDFPLGAARGQVHENYILSQTTDGLVIVDQHAAHERLVYEKLKKQMAENGVAAQALLIPEIIELSDTDCQRLIDFAEALKPLGLVLEAFGPGAVAVRETPAILGNVDVKSLILDILDELTDSGTSQVLSDKVEAVLSRVACHGSVRSGRRMRAEEMNALLREMEATPHSGQCNHGRPTYIELKLADIERLFGRT